The region CGTGATCACAGTGGCATCAGGCCAGTCCACGATTCGCGCCCGGTCGAGGTATCGATGAACGACGATCCGTGCTCCGCCCTCTAGTGCCGGGTCGACGAGTTCGTCGAAGAGCCTGCGTCGGAAGAGCGCAGGATGCCCCCGCTTCGCGCCATGGACGGGCAGTGTAAGAGGCGCGTCGGACTCAACGGCCGCATCGATCAGTCGTGAGACCGTCTGGGCCTCGACGAGCGGATAGTCGAGTGGCAGGTAAGCAATCCCATCGGTTTCCGGCGAAGCGGCTCTAATGGCGAGCCTGAGGGAAGTGATCGGGCCCTCGCCTGGGTCCGGATTTCTTACGACCGTGGCTCCGGTTCGTTCCGCCTCCCTCATGACGAGGACGTCAGTCTCGTCGACGATCACATAAACGGGGTCACAGCCGCCGTCGCGAAGCGCCCGGACCGCGCGCTCCAGAAAGCTGGAGTCGCCGAGCATGAGTGCGGCCTTCGGAGATCCCATCCGGCGAGAGACCCCGGAAGCCGGCACTACACCCGCGAACCGAAGTGGATTCACGTGGCGCTCGCACCCGGGAACGCCTCGTAGAATGCTCTATCTTCGGCAGCGAGTCGGACCAGGACTGGGGCAGGCTCGAAGCGGGCTCCGAACTCCCGATGAAGTTCCTGCAGCTGATCGAGCACACCCCGCGGATGCAGCGTGTCGGCGAAACGCAGGAGGCCACCGCGGAAGGGAGGGAACCCTGTTCCCATGATCATGGCCAGATCGATGTCATAGGCGGCAGTAACAATTCCGTCCTCCAGAATTCGTGCGGCTTCGTTTACCATCGACAAGACGAGCCGTCGACGGATGGCGGCATCCGCACCGCTCGTCTGTTCGGGCTCTCGGGCCGTCATTCCGAGTTCTGCGAAGACGCCATTGTCGACGCCCTTCGCGACACCATTCTCATAGGTGTAGAGGCCGGAGCCACCCTTTTTCCCCAGACGTCCGGTGTTGCCGAGAGCGATCAACATCGGCGCGGGCTCAAAACGTTCGCCGAGGCCGGCGTAAAGAGATGCTCCGGCGTGACTCGATACGTCGATGCCAACCTCGTCGATGAGACGGAGCGGGCCCATCGGCATGCCGAACTCCAGGGCCACCCGGTCGATCGTCTCGATCGAACCTGTGTCAGCGAGCAGGTATCCGGCTTCGTTCAGGTACGGCCCCAGAATTCGATTCACCAGGAAGCCGGGTCCATCGCCAACCACGACAGGGACCTTGCCGAGGCGAACCGCGAGTCGATACACGAGGCGTACGGCCTCGTCCGAGGTCTTCGGACCGCGAATGACCTCGACGAGCGGCATCCTGTGCACCGGATTGAAGAAATGCATGCCACAGAAGCGCTCTGGGTGATCCAGCGCGTCGGCCATCTCGGTCACGGAAAGAGATGACGTATTGGTGGCGAGGACACACCGCTCCGAAATGTGCACCTCCATTTCTTGAAGCACCGCCTTCTTCACGGCCATCTTTTCTACGATGGCTTCGATCACCAAGCCTGCATTCGAGAGACCATGGTATTCGAGGCCCCCGGAAATGAGTTCTAGTTGTTGCGCTGCCTCTCGACGACTCAGTCGCCGCCGCTTCACGGACTTGTCGAAGAGCGACTTCGCGTGCCGAAGGCCACCTGTCACCGCGGCGTGATCGATGTCCTTCATGAACACACGGATGCCTCTCGATGCACCAAGCTGGGCGATGCCCCCACCCATGACTCCGGCCCCGAGGACACCGATCTCGTCGACCAACGGGGGCTCCAGACCAGGAGTCGCGCTCGTCGTTGGTGTCGAGGACGTGTCATCCCTGTGAGTTACACCGTCGCCCTTTCGGGCGGCTTCACGCATGTGAAACACGTGAACGAGGTTCTTACACACTGGAGCCACGAGGAGCTCAGCCGCGGCCTTTGCTTCGGCCAGGAGGCTGGCCTCAATCGGGCCACCCATGTGGTCTCGGAGGATATCGAGAATCCGCAGTGGGGCAGGGTAGTGGCCTCCGGTCGTCGCGAGGACCTTTTTGTGTGCCGTACGGAGCACGATTCGCCGCCCGAGAGCGGTTTCGTCGAGGAATCGGGTCAGAAGCGGTCGTTTGCCCGTCGCGCCACGATCCGGGTTCTGGACCACGCCGAGGGCGAAGGCCCTCGCTTTGTCCTCGAACAGTCCTGCCGGGAACACTTCTGATGCCAGGCCAATACGCTTCGCCTTGGAGGCGTCGATGCGCTTGCCAGTCAGCAACAAGTCGAGAGCGGCCTGGAGCCCGATCAGGCGGGGCAGGCGCGTTGTACCGCCCCACGCCGGGAGGATGCCCAGCTGGACCTCAGGCAGACCCATCTTCGTCTTCTTG is a window of Longimicrobiales bacterium DNA encoding:
- a CDS encoding 3-hydroxyacyl-CoA dehydrogenase NAD-binding domain-containing protein encodes the protein MTHSATPTFEIDSSQVGWITFDDPDRLMNVLTESVMLRLGELIDEARGAAREGRLVALIVRSGKPDSCIAGADIEIIGSVEDPEAAERAIRIGQSIYDDLAALTVPTIAAIHGVCVGGGVELSLACGYRVLSDAKKTKMGLPEVQLGILPAWGGTTRLPRLIGLQAALDLLLTGKRIDASKAKRIGLASEVFPAGLFEDKARAFALGVVQNPDRGATGKRPLLTRFLDETALGRRIVLRTAHKKVLATTGGHYPAPLRILDILRDHMGGPIEASLLAEAKAAAELLVAPVCKNLVHVFHMREAARKGDGVTHRDDTSSTPTTSATPGLEPPLVDEIGVLGAGVMGGGIAQLGASRGIRVFMKDIDHAAVTGGLRHAKSLFDKSVKRRRLSRREAAQQLELISGGLEYHGLSNAGLVIEAIVEKMAVKKAVLQEMEVHISERCVLATNTSSLSVTEMADALDHPERFCGMHFFNPVHRMPLVEVIRGPKTSDEAVRLVYRLAVRLGKVPVVVGDGPGFLVNRILGPYLNEAGYLLADTGSIETIDRVALEFGMPMGPLRLIDEVGIDVSSHAGASLYAGLGERFEPAPMLIALGNTGRLGKKGGSGLYTYENGVAKGVDNGVFAELGMTAREPEQTSGADAAIRRRLVLSMVNEAARILEDGIVTAAYDIDLAMIMGTGFPPFRGGLLRFADTLHPRGVLDQLQELHREFGARFEPAPVLVRLAAEDRAFYEAFPGASAT
- a CDS encoding nucleotidyltransferase family protein: MNPLRFAGVVPASGVSRRMGSPKAALMLGDSSFLERAVRALRDGGCDPVYVIVDETDVLVMREAERTGATVVRNPDPGEGPITSLRLAIRAASPETDGIAYLPLDYPLVEAQTVSRLIDAAVESDAPLTLPVHGAKRGHPALFRRRLFDELVDPALEGGARIVVHRYLDRARIVDWPDATVITDVDTPADYELLRSNGNDQAP